The following proteins are co-located in the Candidatus Accumulibacter cognatus genome:
- a CDS encoding fatty acid cis/trans isomerase — translation MLALAWVILVSGCSLLSRHALDEQYGPADPKRFDAMRAPLPGLAFRRDVQPILERRCVVCHACYDAPCQQKLTSWEGIARGSSKDRVYATRLREAQPTRLFADAQTASQWRNLGFSAVLNERDASANLAASVLYRLLRLKAQHPLPAGSILPPSFDFSLDRAESCPRIEELDAFERENPFWGMPFGLPGLTTAEMSMVTRWLEAGAPFEGMPPLPKQVEEQLDQWERFLNGDSLKQRLVSRYLYEHLFLAHLFFDNDAQRHYFQLVRSRTPPGVAVDLIASRRPYDDPGVDRVYYRFVRERETVVDKTHMPYALGAKRLLRWRELFFKPDYAVDELPGYDPDAASNPFTTFRALPVRARYQFLLDEAEFTIMGFIKGPVCRGQVALDVIQDRFWVFFVANHGVAQARDEFLDRQAQFLRLPSEEGSNARIIGPWRRYAQLEEKYLQEKSAALTRYTLDDNRPDLDWIWNGEGVNPNAALTVFRHFDSASVVKGLLGEPPKTAWLIGYPLLERIHYLLVAGFDVYGNIGHQFLSRLYMDFMRMEGEFNFLALLPLDRRREVRDYWYRGADEDVKNHVYGSLARLDVDSAIPYLSKDPLPELYAMLRKHMAPVLDRRHELTGMADVDLRRDLGTLAALRGPALSWLPEVVILRIDQPARVPAYFTLLRNTGHSNVTSLLREGRNLLPAENSLTVVSGFIGAYPNAIYRVERSQVPALTQAIAGLAGETDYRALADRFAVRRTHPDFWPISDALQDEHLQREPIRAGLLDYGRLENR, via the coding sequence ATCCTTGCGCTCGCGTGGGTCATTCTGGTCAGCGGCTGTAGCCTGCTTTCCCGCCATGCCCTGGACGAACAATACGGTCCGGCCGATCCGAAGCGCTTTGACGCGATGCGCGCACCGTTGCCTGGACTGGCTTTTCGGCGTGACGTTCAACCTATCCTTGAGCGCCGTTGCGTCGTTTGCCACGCCTGCTACGACGCGCCTTGCCAGCAGAAACTGACTTCCTGGGAGGGGATTGCCCGCGGCAGCAGCAAGGACCGGGTCTACGCCACGCGTTTGCGGGAGGCGCAACCGACCCGGCTGTTCGCCGATGCGCAGACGGCGTCGCAGTGGCGCAACCTGGGTTTTTCGGCGGTGCTCAATGAACGCGACGCCAGTGCGAATCTGGCGGCGAGCGTCCTTTATCGCCTGCTACGGTTAAAAGCGCAGCATCCCTTGCCAGCAGGCAGTATCTTGCCGCCAAGCTTCGACTTCTCGCTCGATCGCGCCGAATCCTGTCCGCGGATCGAGGAGCTCGACGCCTTCGAACGCGAGAACCCCTTCTGGGGAATGCCGTTCGGGTTGCCCGGACTGACCACGGCCGAGATGAGCATGGTGACTCGCTGGCTGGAAGCGGGAGCACCGTTCGAAGGAATGCCACCGTTGCCCAAGCAGGTCGAGGAACAGCTAGATCAATGGGAGCGTTTCCTGAATGGCGATTCGCTCAAACAGCGCCTGGTCAGTCGCTACCTCTATGAGCATCTCTTCCTCGCCCATCTCTTTTTCGACAACGATGCGCAGCGTCATTACTTCCAGTTGGTTCGCTCGCGCACGCCGCCGGGGGTAGCGGTAGACCTGATCGCAAGCCGAAGGCCGTACGATGATCCGGGCGTCGACCGCGTGTACTACCGCTTCGTGCGGGAAAGGGAAACGGTCGTCGACAAGACGCACATGCCCTATGCACTGGGAGCGAAGCGCCTGCTGCGCTGGCGCGAACTCTTCTTCAAGCCTGACTACGCGGTCGATGAACTTCCCGGCTACGATCCGGACGCGGCGTCGAATCCGTTCACGACTTTCCGCGCGCTGCCGGTCAGAGCGCGTTATCAGTTCCTGCTCGACGAAGCCGAGTTCACGATCATGGGATTCATCAAAGGGCCCGTGTGCCGTGGGCAGGTCGCGCTCGACGTGATCCAGGACCGCTTCTGGGTCTTTTTTGTCGCCAACCATGGCGTGGCTCAAGCGCGCGACGAGTTTCTCGATCGTCAGGCCCAGTTTCTGCGCCTGCCCTCAGAGGAGGGCAGTAACGCCAGGATCATCGGCCCGTGGCGCCGGTATGCCCAGCTCGAGGAGAAGTACCTTCAGGAGAAGTCGGCTGCGCTGACGCGTTACACGCTTGACGATAATCGACCCGATCTCGACTGGATCTGGAACGGAGAAGGCGTCAACCCGAACGCGGCGCTGACCGTCTTTCGCCACTTCGATAGCGCATCCGTGGTCAAGGGCTTGCTCGGTGAGCCACCGAAGACGGCCTGGTTGATCGGCTATCCTTTGCTCGAGCGCATTCATTACCTGCTGGTCGCCGGTTTCGACGTTTACGGCAACATCGGTCATCAATTTTTGTCGCGCTTGTATATGGATTTCATGCGCATGGAAGGCGAATTCAATTTTCTTGCCTTGCTACCTCTCGACCGGCGGCGGGAAGTACGCGACTATTGGTACCGTGGTGCCGACGAGGACGTCAAGAACCATGTCTACGGCAGTTTGGCGCGTCTTGACGTCGACAGCGCGATTCCATACTTGAGCAAGGACCCGCTACCCGAGTTGTATGCCATGCTGCGCAAACACATGGCACCGGTGCTCGATCGTCGCCATGAACTGACCGGCATGGCCGATGTGGATCTGCGTCGCGACCTCGGCACCTTGGCAGCATTGCGCGGACCCGCGCTGTCGTGGCTACCGGAAGTGGTGATCCTGCGAATCGACCAGCCGGCACGAGTGCCGGCCTACTTCACTTTGTTGCGCAATACGGGACACAGCAACGTCACCAGTCTCTTGCGGGAAGGACGCAACCTGTTGCCGGCCGAGAACAGCCTGACCGTCGTCTCCGGATTCATCGGCGCCTACCCGAACGCGATCTATCGCGTCGAACGCAGCCAGGTTCCCGCACTGACGCAAGCGATCGCCGGGCTTGCCGGCGAAACCGACTATCGCGCGCTCGCCGATCGCTTTGCCGTGCGGCGAACGCACCCCGATTTCTGGCCGATCAGCGACGCATTGCAGGACGAGCACCTGCAACGCGAGCCGATCCGCGCCGGCTTGCTCGATTACGGGCGACTCGAAAATCGCTGA
- a CDS encoding PEP-CTERM sorting domain-containing protein, with the protein MSGASFAERFAGQTNTPSGGFEVLSGTPTASLSLAVSATNQNLNVFINAGSQVLTGLGPSGFQDFDAIGEGSFAILFSTDQSEFGFQLVGGNGGSATIDFFLRDGLLIDHLVVGGLADAFYGFSREGGTFDIAGISIFNDDAAGIGFDNLKLKHDVKSEGTVPEPGTVLLVGAALASLAGRRRFFPS; encoded by the coding sequence TTGAGCGGCGCGAGCTTTGCCGAGCGATTCGCCGGACAGACGAATACGCCGTCAGGAGGCTTCGAAGTTCTCAGCGGGACTCCGACTGCATCGCTGTCACTCGCCGTCAGCGCCACGAATCAGAACCTGAACGTCTTCATCAACGCCGGGAGTCAAGTCCTCACCGGACTGGGTCCCTCCGGTTTCCAGGACTTCGACGCGATCGGTGAAGGGTCATTCGCCATCCTCTTCTCTACCGATCAATCGGAGTTCGGTTTTCAGCTGGTCGGCGGAAACGGAGGGTCGGCAACCATCGACTTCTTCCTCCGCGACGGATTGCTGATCGACCACCTCGTCGTCGGCGGACTGGCTGACGCGTTTTACGGTTTCAGCCGCGAGGGCGGCACTTTTGATATCGCGGGCATTTCGATCTTCAATGATGACGCCGCAGGCATTGGTTTTGACAACCTGAAGCTGAAGCACGACGTGAAATCCGAGGGAACCGTCCCCGAGCCGGGTACGGTGCTGCTGGTTGGCGCTGCGCTTGCTTCGCTCGCCGGTCGCCGGCGCTTCTTCCCGAGCTGA
- a CDS encoding ABC transporter substrate-binding protein yields MPFFRFTALSLLLLLTACGSEQNDPYPRAERSQNILYSAFTERPKHLDPVQSYTEDEITFTAQIYEPPLQYHYLKRPYTLIPLTSDAVPTPRYYDDRGRELPASAPAEAIAHSVYEIRLRPGIRYQPHPAFASDATGQPLYRNLDREQLRGIEKIADFRATASRELVADDYIYEIKRLAHPRLHSPIFGMMAERIVGLRELGDALQAEARTLPPDAWIDLDRFALSGVTRVDRHTYRITLRGKYPQFVYWLAMPFFAPVPREVDRFYHQPGMAAKNLTLDWYPVGTGPFMLTQNNPNSRMVLERNPNFHGETYPCLGDPEDQADGLLADCGKMLPFIDQAVFSREKESIPYWNKFLQGYYDASGISSDSFDQAVRLGVGGDVQLSDEMRGKGIRLLTSVRASIFYMGFNMLDPVVGGLAEAQTKLRQALSIAIDQEEFISIFMNGRGIAANGPLPPGIFGHVEGEAGINPVVYDWIDGQARRKPIDVAKKLLAEAGWPNGRQASTGEPLVLNLDTTGGGMGDKSRLDWLTRQFAKLDIQLVVRSTDFNRFQEKVRKGAVQLYYLGWNADYPDPENFLFLLASREGKVAKGGENASNYANPAFDQLFEQMKNLESEGPRGVERLAIIRQAVALLQHDAPWIYGFHPTSYTLSHVWLKNRKPTEVGHNTLKYQRIDVAERQRLRQEWNRPVLWPLAAIAVLLLALLLPAALGYRRRERSTARG; encoded by the coding sequence ATGCCCTTTTTCCGCTTCACCGCTCTGTCGCTGCTGCTCCTGCTCACGGCCTGTGGCAGCGAGCAGAACGACCCCTATCCGCGCGCCGAACGCAGCCAGAACATCCTCTACTCGGCATTCACCGAGCGGCCCAAGCATCTCGACCCGGTACAATCCTACACCGAGGACGAAATCACCTTCACCGCGCAGATCTACGAGCCGCCGCTGCAATACCATTACCTGAAGCGACCGTACACGCTGATTCCCCTGACCAGCGATGCCGTGCCGACACCGCGTTATTACGACGATCGCGGTCGCGAACTGCCGGCCAGCGCGCCGGCCGAAGCCATTGCGCACAGTGTTTACGAGATTCGCCTTCGCCCCGGCATCCGCTATCAACCGCATCCGGCCTTTGCCAGCGATGCCACCGGCCAGCCCTTGTATCGGAATCTCGACCGCGAACAACTGCGCGGTATCGAGAAGATTGCCGATTTCCGCGCCACCGCCAGCCGCGAGCTGGTCGCCGATGATTACATCTACGAGATCAAACGCCTGGCGCATCCGCGCCTGCATTCGCCGATCTTCGGGATGATGGCCGAGCGCATCGTCGGCCTGCGCGAACTCGGCGACGCGCTGCAGGCAGAAGCCAGGACACTGCCACCCGACGCCTGGATCGACCTCGACCGCTTTGCGCTCAGCGGCGTCACACGGGTCGACCGCCATACCTACCGCATCACCCTGCGCGGCAAGTACCCACAGTTCGTGTACTGGCTGGCGATGCCCTTCTTCGCGCCGGTGCCGCGCGAGGTCGACCGTTTCTACCACCAGCCCGGCATGGCCGCGAAGAATCTGACGCTCGACTGGTATCCGGTCGGCACCGGCCCGTTCATGCTGACGCAGAACAATCCGAACAGCCGCATGGTCCTCGAACGCAACCCGAACTTCCACGGCGAGACCTATCCCTGCCTGGGCGACCCCGAAGACCAGGCCGACGGACTGCTGGCCGACTGCGGCAAGATGCTGCCGTTCATCGACCAGGCGGTCTTCTCGCGCGAAAAGGAGAGCATTCCCTACTGGAACAAGTTCCTGCAGGGCTATTACGACGCTTCGGGGATTTCCTCCGACAGCTTCGACCAGGCAGTTCGGCTCGGCGTCGGTGGCGACGTGCAATTGAGTGACGAGATGCGCGGCAAGGGGATTCGCCTGCTGACCAGCGTGCGCGCTTCGATCTTCTACATGGGTTTCAACATGCTCGACCCGGTCGTCGGTGGCCTGGCAGAAGCGCAGACCAAGCTGCGTCAGGCGCTGTCGATCGCCATCGATCAGGAGGAGTTCATTTCGATTTTCATGAACGGTCGGGGTATTGCCGCGAATGGCCCGCTGCCGCCGGGAATCTTCGGTCATGTCGAGGGGGAAGCGGGCATCAACCCGGTGGTCTACGACTGGATCGACGGGCAGGCGCGGCGCAAGCCCATCGACGTGGCGAAGAAACTGCTCGCCGAAGCGGGCTGGCCGAATGGTCGCCAGGCCAGCACCGGCGAGCCGCTGGTGCTGAATCTCGACACCACGGGTGGCGGCATGGGCGACAAGTCGCGACTCGACTGGCTGACGCGCCAGTTCGCCAAGCTCGACATTCAGCTCGTGGTTCGCTCGACCGATTTCAACCGCTTCCAGGAGAAGGTCCGCAAAGGGGCGGTGCAGCTCTACTACCTCGGCTGGAACGCCGATTATCCGGACCCCGAGAACTTCCTGTTCCTGCTCGCCAGTCGCGAAGGCAAGGTCGCCAAGGGCGGCGAGAACGCTTCCAACTACGCCAACCCGGCGTTCGACCAACTCTTCGAACAGATGAAGAACCTCGAGAGCGAGGGACCGCGCGGCGTCGAGAGGCTGGCGATCATCCGCCAGGCAGTGGCGCTGCTGCAGCACGATGCACCGTGGATCTACGGCTTTCACCCGACGAGTTATACGCTGAGCCATGTCTGGCTGAAGAATCGCAAACCGACCGAGGTCGGCCACAATACGCTGAAATACCAGCGCATCGATGTCGCCGAGCGGCAGCGCCTGCGGCAGGAATGGAATCGGCCGGTACTCTGGCCGCTGGCGGCAATCGCCGTTCTGCTCCTGGCCCTGCTCCTGCCGGCGGCGCTCGGCTATCGCCGCCGCGAGCGCAGTACGGCGCGCGGATGA
- a CDS encoding ABC transporter permease, with the protein MLAYLIRRLLYAVPILIGVNLITFALFFVVNTPDDMARMQLGVKRVTPEAIERWKAERGYDKPLFINPAATGSAVFTDTIFFAKSARMFAADFGRAEDGRDIAREIVSRMGPSLAIALPTFILGLLVTVSFALLLTFFRASYLDFWGVVLCVAMMSISGLFYIIGGQYLVSKIWRLVPISGYGGGLDAWKFLILPVLIGVISGIGSSTRWYRTIFLEEIAKDYVRTARAKGLAEAAVLFRHVLQNALIPILTGVVVVIPLLFMGSLLTESFFGIPGLGSYTIDAINAQDFAVVRAMVFIGSVLYIVGLILTDLSYTLVDPRIRFH; encoded by the coding sequence ATGCTTGCCTATCTCATTCGCCGTCTGCTCTACGCGGTGCCGATCCTGATCGGCGTCAACCTGATCACCTTCGCGCTGTTCTTCGTGGTCAACACGCCCGACGACATGGCACGCATGCAGCTTGGCGTCAAGCGCGTGACGCCGGAAGCCATCGAGCGCTGGAAAGCCGAGCGCGGTTACGACAAGCCGCTGTTCATCAACCCGGCGGCGACCGGCAGCGCGGTGTTCACCGATACCATCTTCTTCGCCAAGTCGGCGCGCATGTTCGCCGCCGATTTCGGGCGCGCCGAGGACGGTCGCGACATTGCTCGGGAAATCGTCTCGCGGATGGGCCCGTCGCTGGCCATCGCCCTGCCGACCTTCATTCTCGGCCTGCTGGTGACGGTCTCGTTTGCCTTGCTGCTGACCTTCTTCCGTGCCAGCTATCTCGATTTCTGGGGTGTCGTCCTGTGCGTCGCGATGATGTCGATCTCGGGCCTCTTCTACATCATCGGCGGCCAGTATCTGGTCAGCAAGATCTGGCGACTGGTACCGATCTCGGGTTATGGCGGCGGCCTCGATGCCTGGAAGTTCCTGATCCTGCCGGTGCTGATCGGCGTCATTTCCGGCATCGGTTCCTCGACGCGCTGGTACCGCACGATCTTCCTCGAGGAAATCGCCAAGGACTATGTCCGCACCGCCCGTGCCAAGGGGCTTGCCGAAGCGGCCGTGCTCTTCCGGCATGTCCTGCAGAACGCCCTGATTCCGATCCTGACCGGCGTGGTGGTGGTGATTCCACTGCTGTTCATGGGCTCGCTGCTCACCGAATCGTTCTTTGGCATCCCCGGCCTCGGCAGCTACACCATCGACGCGATCAACGCGCAGGACTTCGCGGTCGTGCGCGCGATGGTGTTCATCGGCTCGGTGTTGTACATCGTCGGACTGATCCTCACCGATCTCTCCTACACCCTCGTCGACCCGCGGATTCGCTTCCATTGA
- a CDS encoding ABC transporter permease, whose product MAPVLLWSDGLIWLLVLAASVLGWLSRRNPLWRAAWRRVGRSRSGMASATVLLVFVCIGLLDSLHYRPRLEEGAGRGAGSGSEKTAVYSVEVLSLLDFLLTPLRTRTEKTYSEPLATRAHAKESIKVRDADGQLRQSREYPRLKHGGAHLGADEARRDADVAERVLRALGLAMLVWWALAAATAALLARRQNCSHRQAWRRIWHKESDLACKAVLAALAALLLCGLPLAMLATDYHVFGTDKVGQDVLYQVLKSVRTALVIGLVTTLVMLPVAIFLGVVAGYFRGWVDDLIQYLYTTLSSIPGVLLIAAAVLMMQVLIDTHPQWFATAAERADLRLLALCFILGVTSWTGLCRLLRGETLKLRELEYIQAAQAFGVSDLRIIARHILPNLMHIVIIALVMDFSSLVLAEAVLSYVGIGVDPTMISFGTMINNARLELAREPMVWWSLAAAFVFMFTLVLAANLLADAVRDAFDPRLTGSA is encoded by the coding sequence ATGGCCCCTGTCCTACTCTGGTCGGATGGGCTGATCTGGCTGCTGGTGCTGGCGGCGAGCGTGCTCGGCTGGCTGTCCCGGCGTAATCCGCTATGGCGCGCCGCCTGGCGGCGGGTCGGCCGGAGCCGGTCAGGAATGGCGTCGGCAACGGTGTTGCTGGTCTTCGTCTGCATCGGCCTGCTCGATTCGCTGCACTATCGGCCGCGCCTCGAGGAAGGTGCCGGTCGCGGTGCCGGCAGCGGCAGCGAGAAAACCGCGGTCTATTCGGTCGAAGTGCTGTCGCTGCTCGACTTCCTCCTGACGCCGCTGCGTACGCGTACCGAGAAAACCTATTCGGAGCCTCTGGCGACGCGTGCGCACGCCAAGGAGTCGATCAAGGTCCGCGATGCCGACGGCCAGCTTCGGCAGAGTCGCGAATACCCGCGGCTCAAGCATGGCGGCGCGCATCTGGGTGCCGACGAGGCTCGCCGCGATGCCGACGTCGCTGAACGCGTCCTGCGCGCGCTCGGCCTGGCCATGCTCGTCTGGTGGGCGCTGGCGGCAGCGACCGCGGCACTCCTGGCGCGTCGCCAGAACTGCTCGCACCGGCAAGCATGGCGGCGCATCTGGCACAAGGAGAGCGATCTGGCCTGCAAGGCGGTCCTCGCCGCGCTCGCCGCATTGCTGCTGTGCGGCCTGCCGCTGGCGATGCTGGCCACCGATTACCATGTCTTCGGCACCGACAAGGTGGGTCAGGACGTGCTCTATCAGGTGCTCAAGAGCGTGCGCACGGCGCTGGTCATCGGCCTGGTGACGACGCTGGTGATGCTGCCGGTGGCAATCTTCCTCGGCGTCGTCGCCGGCTACTTCCGCGGCTGGGTCGATGACCTGATCCAGTACCTCTACACGACCTTGAGTTCGATTCCTGGCGTGCTGCTGATCGCTGCCGCAGTGCTGATGATGCAGGTGCTGATCGACACGCATCCGCAATGGTTCGCCACCGCCGCCGAGCGCGCCGACCTGCGTCTGCTGGCACTCTGCTTCATTCTCGGGGTGACCAGCTGGACCGGCCTGTGCCGGCTGCTGCGCGGCGAAACGCTGAAGCTGCGCGAACTCGAGTATATCCAGGCGGCGCAGGCCTTTGGTGTTTCCGACCTGCGCATCATCGCGCGCCACATCCTCCCCAACCTGATGCACATCGTGATCATCGCGCTGGTGATGGACTTTTCTAGCCTGGTGCTCGCCGAAGCGGTGCTCTCCTACGTCGGCATCGGCGTCGATCCGACGATGATCAGCTTCGGAACGATGATCAACAATGCCCGCCTGGAGCTGGCCCGCGAACCGATGGTGTGGTGGTCGCTGGCGGCAGCATTCGTTTTCATGTTCACGCTGGTGCTCGCGGCCAACCTGCTGGCCGACGCCGTGCGCGACGCTTTCGACCCCCGCCTGACGGGATCGGCATGA
- a CDS encoding dipeptide ABC transporter ATP-binding protein: MSQEATVNEERLLEVRDLSIAFASGRSLLAAVDGIGFAVAAGETLALLGESGCGKSATALALLRLLPAAGRILGGEVLFAGRDLLRLPEADMRGVRGGGMAMIFQEPATSLNPVLTVGRQLAEVLERHLGLAGQAIRSSSLELLTAVGIADPERRLGEYPFQLSGGMKQRVMIALALAGQPRLLIADEPTTALDVTIQAQILELLRRLQAERAMGMLLITHDLGVVAQMATRVGVMYAGEIVEEAPRAAFFSSPRHPYTQKLFAALPDLARRGGRLETIPGQVPPLSAMPGGCRFAARCAHAWDLCRREAPQWREVGPDHRVRCHLDDAQGHARSTGSAAATARASATLAAPALLSVADLCVHFPIRRGILQRPVGYVRAVDGVSLELARGRTLALVGESGCGKTTVGKAILQLLPSSGGSVRLLGQELVGQSRRELRPLRRRLQMIFQDPFASLNPRMAVGEIIGEGMRALAMPGTHPQRLERAAAIATVLQQVGLDPAAAGRYPHEFSGGQRQRIAIARALAVQPDLVICDEPTSALDVSVQAQILNLLADLQADLGLAYLFITHNFAVVDHLAHAVAVMYLGRIVEQGTVDEVLRSPQHPYTRALLSAVPSPRLDAQPQFIRLPGEIPSPAHPPDGCHFHPRCRQASATCRERYPGTSTLSATHTVRCHLYR; encoded by the coding sequence ATGAGTCAGGAAGCCACCGTGAACGAAGAACGCTTGCTTGAAGTGCGCGATCTCTCGATTGCTTTCGCCAGCGGGCGATCTCTGCTGGCGGCGGTCGATGGCATCGGCTTCGCGGTTGCCGCCGGCGAGACGCTGGCGCTGCTCGGCGAGTCCGGTTGCGGCAAGTCGGCCACGGCGCTGGCACTGCTGCGGCTGCTGCCGGCGGCCGGGCGGATTCTCGGCGGCGAAGTCTTATTCGCCGGCCGCGACCTGCTGCGGCTGCCGGAAGCCGACATGCGCGGCGTGCGCGGTGGCGGCATGGCGATGATCTTCCAGGAGCCGGCGACCAGCCTCAATCCGGTGTTGACCGTCGGTCGCCAGTTGGCCGAGGTGCTCGAACGCCACCTCGGGCTGGCCGGGCAGGCGATACGCTCGAGTTCGCTCGAACTGCTGACCGCGGTCGGCATTGCCGACCCCGAGCGCCGCCTCGGCGAATATCCCTTTCAGCTCTCGGGCGGCATGAAACAGCGGGTGATGATCGCGCTTGCGCTGGCCGGCCAGCCGCGCCTGTTGATCGCCGACGAACCGACGACGGCGCTCGACGTCACCATCCAGGCGCAGATTCTCGAACTGCTGCGGCGTTTGCAGGCCGAACGGGCGATGGGGATGCTGCTGATCACCCATGACCTCGGCGTCGTCGCGCAGATGGCGACCCGCGTCGGCGTCATGTACGCCGGCGAGATCGTCGAAGAGGCGCCGCGCGCGGCCTTCTTTTCATCGCCACGCCATCCCTATACGCAAAAGCTGTTCGCCGCCCTGCCCGACCTGGCGCGGCGCGGCGGCCGCCTGGAAACGATCCCTGGACAGGTGCCGCCACTGTCGGCCATGCCCGGCGGCTGCCGTTTTGCCGCGCGCTGCGCGCACGCCTGGGATCTGTGCCGCCGGGAAGCACCGCAGTGGCGGGAGGTGGGCCCGGATCATCGCGTCCGCTGCCACCTCGATGACGCACAGGGGCACGCGCGCAGCACCGGCAGCGCAGCGGCGACCGCCCGCGCGAGCGCCACCCTGGCCGCACCCGCGCTGCTCTCGGTCGCCGATTTGTGCGTCCATTTCCCGATCCGGCGCGGCATTCTGCAGCGCCCCGTCGGCTACGTTCGCGCCGTCGACGGGGTCTCGCTCGAACTGGCGCGCGGCCGTACGCTGGCGCTGGTCGGCGAATCCGGTTGTGGCAAGACGACGGTCGGCAAGGCGATCCTGCAACTGCTGCCGAGCAGCGGCGGCAGCGTGCGCTTGCTGGGACAGGAACTCGTCGGCCAGTCGCGCCGCGAGCTGCGGCCACTGCGTCGACGCCTGCAGATGATTTTCCAGGACCCCTTCGCTTCGCTGAATCCACGCATGGCCGTCGGCGAGATCATCGGCGAGGGCATGCGCGCGCTGGCAATGCCGGGAACCCACCCGCAGCGGCTGGAACGCGCGGCGGCAATCGCCACCGTCCTGCAACAGGTGGGCCTCGATCCAGCCGCCGCCGGGCGTTACCCGCACGAGTTTTCGGGCGGGCAGCGGCAGCGTATCGCGATTGCCCGCGCGCTGGCGGTACAGCCCGATCTGGTGATCTGCGACGAGCCGACCTCGGCGCTCGACGTTTCGGTGCAGGCACAGATTCTCAATCTGCTCGCCGACTTGCAGGCCGATCTCGGGCTCGCCTACCTGTTCATCACCCACAACTTCGCCGTCGTCGATCATCTGGCGCACGCCGTGGCGGTGATGTACCTGGGCCGTATCGTCGAGCAGGGAACGGTCGATGAAGTGCTGCGTTCACCGCAGCACCCTTACACGCGCGCCCTGTTGTCCGCCGTGCCGAGTCCGCGCCTGGATGCGCAGCCGCAGTTCATCCGCTTGCCGGGAGAAATCCCTTCGCCAGCCCATCCGCCAGACGGCTGCCATTTCCATCCGCGTTGCCGGCAGGCCAGCGCTACCTGCCGCGAACGCTATCCTGGGACGAGCACGCTGTCGGCCACGCATACGGTGCGCTGTCACCTGTATCGATAG